The Desulfovibrionales bacterium region GGGCAAATATATATGCCGGGCGGTCATCCTGGCCACCGGGGCCAAACACCGTAAGCTGGGCGTGCCCGGTGAGGAACGCCTTTATGGCCGGGGAGTGAGTTACTGCGCTACCTGCGACGGCTATTTTTATAAGGGGAAGAAGGTCATCATGGTCGGCGGCGGAAACAGTGCTGTAACCGAGGCCCTTTATCTGGATAGTCTCGGAGTCGGTGTAACACTTGTCCATCGCAAGGATAAACTTCGCGCTGAATTGCGCCTCCAGGAAAGTCTTTTCAGCCGGAAGATTCCGGTGTCCTGGAACTCAGGGGTGGACGAGATACTGGGTGACAAGACAGTCACCGGCGTGCGTATTGAGGATACAAAAACTGGAAAGACGGAAGAAATGCCGGTGGATGGCGTCTTTATATCCATAGGCTACGAACCGGTAAATGAATTAGCCAAAAAAACGGGCGTGGAACTGGACGAGGCCGGTTACGTAAAGGCTGACCGCCGGCAGAGAACCAATGTGCCGCGCATCTACGCCGTCGGTGACATTACCGGTGGGGTTAAACAGATTGTGACTGCTGTCGGCCAGGGGGCGGTAGCGGCGATGACTGCTTTTGAAGACCTGGCCAATCCGTACT contains the following coding sequences:
- a CDS encoding FAD-dependent oxidoreductase — translated: MGAGPGGLTAAIYGERSGLKCVVLEKGVVGGQVALTPVVENYPGLTRVAGKSLVDLMAQHARQYAHIHQGEEVLEIKPDEQIKVSTNRGKYICRAVILATGAKHRKLGVPGEERLYGRGVSYCATCDGYFYKGKKVIMVGGGNSAVTEALYLDSLGVGVTLVHRKDKLRAELRLQESLFSRKIPVSWNSGVDEILGDKTVTGVRIEDTKTGKTEEMPVDGVFISIGYEPVNELAKKTGVELDEAGYVKADRRQRTNVPRIYAVGDITGGVKQIVTAVGQGAVAAMTAFEDLANPYWKRNL